ATGGAGAAGTACCTACCTGTTACTATGGCGAGACTAGCTTACATCATTGAGGATTCCATTGTGGATCCCCAGGCCCGAACAATGACCACGCTCACATGGAACATCAGCCACGCACGCATGATGGTATGTGGAACCCACTGGGATTTGAATCGTGACTGTTATGGCTCGCCATTGGTAAAGTCCAGACTGAAGTTGAAGAGGGTCtgccaaatgactaaaatgtctgtTCAAGttgttgtataaaacacatatttttATTCTCTAGTCTTGTACCCAGGTGTTAAATTGCTCTTCAGATTCGCTGGTCTATATATAATTTACTGCATTCTGAATAACCTGTGGTTATGTCTGGTTCCCGTTCAGTCGGTTGAGGAGCGTTGTGAGTACAGAATGAACCCTGATAACCCTAGCTGGACGGAGATTAACAGGGAAGCTTGGATCTCATCCAACCTTTATGGGCTCTCCAGAGCTGTACAGGTGtgtatttgtctttgtgtctgtcaaTGTTGCTTGTGCATGCACAACGCAGTCAGCAGTAGAAAGGGCAGGATAAAACTTAGCTAACCAAAGGATAAAGCTATTTGGGTTTACCAGTTTGACCATTACCTAACCCTGTTTAGTTCAAATCATGCTGTTGGTGTCTGAAATGCGCTGGGTTAGAGAGACTCAAATccctgagcatgtgtgccaaagATAAAGAGAAAAAACACGTCTATCAATTTGACAAGCGACAGAGTTAAGATTATTTCAAGCAAATTAAGATCCATTTCGGAAGCAGTTTGCCACACACAAATAGCCTTTGGACTGGAAAGTGATCTACCGGGCTGGGGGAGTGGGAAAACCTCCAACGGGTAGTTGATGTGGTCAGAGTCTTTTATTAATTATCCTTCATCATCACTCATCTTTGTTCGTATTGCAGGAGTTTGGATTGGCCCGTTTCAAGACCAGTGTTACAAAGACCATGAAAGGTTTTGAATATGTCCTGGCCAAAATGCAAGGTGAGAGGGCTGTTAGTCCAGGTTAATCATTATTTATTATGCTTTAGATTCAATCCAGGTCTTTGTTACACTTGGTGCTGAGCCTTCAATAATAGGGAACAGTAATCTGTAATTAGATGTAATAAATCTTTCCATGAGGGAGGGCCCAGGGGTTCAAAACAGATTTGcttgaaaatgtattagcaACAAGTTACTCAGAGGATTTGATAGAGGAGGACAATATTTGGTCTTGGTTGTGACAGTAATGAAAACGTATTTTTATGTACAAATGAATAATCAAATAGCTGGCGTTTTTCATGTTAGTTAGTGGTGCTATGGCTGCTGCTACTGGTGGAGAAGACTAGGGCAGAGTGGTGCCAGTGAAATTTAGATCTCTAAGCACGGCCCCTGTACCCCTCAGCGTGCTGATACTGACCGAAGGACCGATTGATGCCAGTGACTTAGTGCATTGACCCAGCCAATCACAGTAACCTGAAATTCCAAGACTTTTGCAGCGCTAGCTGTCCTTACGATCTCACTCATGTTCTGACCACCATGTTCTCACTGTCTtgtttctgtcactctctccatgtctgtctctcgcAGGTGAGACCCCATCCAGGACACTGGCGGAGCATGCCACAGATAGGGCCAGGGAGACTGCACTGGCAGCTAAAGAGAAGGCCAAAGACCTGGCCTCACAGGCTCAGAAGAAACAGCAGTTTGTCTGATCTAGCGCTGGTACTGACGGAACGTTTATTTCCTACCCTATTCCCCAAGGGCCTTGTCCAAAGTACTGTCCTATAAAGGAATTAGGGTATAATTCAGCACATGTATTGTTTCAAATactataaaataatgtttgattCTAGAGCTGGGATTGGTTGAGATTGTCTTGCGCAAGCGATAGAAAATGGCTTTGGGTCGGATCTTAACAACACCCCGAAATGTTCACATGCAGGTCGTCTGTGGTGTAGCGATAATAATTATATACCATTTAGGAGACCCTTTAAAGTGAAGCCTTTGGATCCCCGCAGTCCAAAGGGGATCCaagcaccatgcttcaccaaaCGAGCTGC
The window above is part of the Esox lucius isolate fEsoLuc1 chromosome 4, fEsoLuc1.pri, whole genome shotgun sequence genome. Proteins encoded here:
- the prelid1a gene encoding PRELI domain containing 1a, which gives rise to MVKYFACVGLLRSSWDQVCMAFWQRYPNPYSNHVLTEDIIFREVTHGNCLVSRRLLTKTNRAPRWMEKYLPVTMARLAYIIEDSIVDPQARTMTTLTWNISHARMMSVEERCEYRMNPDNPSWTEINREAWISSNLYGLSRAVQEFGLARFKTSVTKTMKGFEYVLAKMQGETPSRTLAEHATDRARETALAAKEKAKDLASQAQKKQQFV